DNA from Cutibacterium acnes:
CCATTTCTTTGTCATGTCATCAAACCTTTGGGGGGTTGTTCTGGCACCACGGGACCAGCTTCGATTAGGATCCGGACTTTGCCAAAGGCGACTACCACGACGCGCATCCCAACACCGAATTGTCGATCGCCCGGATACTCGCCCACATCACGTACTGATCGGAGGATGCTTTTGCCGAAAAGTTCGGGCGATCCCGTCAGCCCGAATCAGTCGAGCGCGAGTTCGGCATCAACCCGGTCAGCTTTGCAACGATTGCGTCTTCCTGGGGCCACACCGGCCACCTGTGTACGAAGGAGACGGCGCTGTGATACTTCGTCCCGGCATAGTTGCCTCGCTGGTACCGTCCTACTCCCGGGTTCTCGACCTGGGCTGCGATGACGGTTTACTCCTTCGTCACTTCATCACCACCAGGGACTGCCTAGGCACTGGGATCGAACTCGACCATCCGTCGTTGGTCACAGCGATGTCGGCCAGAGTGCTCGCACTGGGGTTGGACCTCAACGAGGATCTGGGAGAGTTTCACGACGATTCCTATGACGTTGTCATCTTGTCCCAGATCTTGCAGGCGGTTGTCTGCCCTGATGTGGTGCGTGCCGAAATGGCACGTATCGGGACTGTGCTTATCCTTCTGGTGCTGAACGTCGTGTACTGGCGTAGCCGCCTTAAGATTATAGGTGAGAAGATACCGATTCCCCACGATCTGCCGTATCCCTGGCATGACACCCTTAGC
Protein-coding regions in this window:
- a CDS encoding methionine biosynthesis protein MetW, with the translated sequence MYEGDGAVILRPGIVASLVPSYSRVLDLGCDDGLLLRHFITTRDCLGTGIELDHPSLVTAMSARVLALGLDLNEDLGEFHDDSYDVVILSQILQAVVCPDVVRAEMARIGTVLILLVLNVVYWRSRLKIIGEKIPIPHDLPYPWHDTLSQSYAGVADFEEWFASFNLKVVNRVCLDGRGRPSRVASAAPNLLAGSTIRVLKSHWVEPGTGRNHS